CTGCGCCGCCGAGGTTGACAACATGAATAGTTTCGCGGACTTGCAAAAGAAACAGCGCTGCTGAAATAATCCGCTTTGATGCGCCATTAGATATTCATATTGGGGTCTGGCAGTAGGTTTGAAATTATCTTAAGGTTCACGGGCGGCAAACGCCATGAAACAGAAACCGTCGGCTGATGCAGACGTCACAGGGATTAAGCCCGCCGTGATGGGATGGAAATAAAATGTCACTTTGGGAATATGCGAATCCCGTAAAATTTTTGGGTGTCTCAACGCGAATATTGCCATTTATTGCGATTGGGGCCGCGGCCTGTTTGGGCGTTGGGCTGGTATGGGGGTTTTTCTTCACGCCGGATGATTATCGCCAAGGCTCGACGGTTAAGATAATTTATTTGCACGTGCCCTCTGCATTGATGGCGATTAACGCGTGGTTCATGATGCTTGTCGCCTCGTTGATTTGGTTGATCCGGCGCCATCATGTCAGCGCTTTGGCCGCCAAAGCCGCAGCCCCGGTGGGCGTGGCGATGACGTTGATTGCCTTATTCACGGGGGCGATCTGGGGCCAGCCTATGTGGGGCACCTATTGGGCTTGGGATCCGCGGCTCACCTCGTTTTTAACTTTATTCCTGTTTTATCTTGGTTATATGGCGCTGTGGCGGGCGATTGAACGCCCGGATACCGCGGCTGATCTGACCTCTGTCTTATGTATTGTGGGATCCGTTTTTGCGGTTTTAAGCCGCTATGCGGTTAATTTTTGGAGCCAAGGATTGCACCAAGGGGCCTCTTTGTCATTGGATAAAGAAGAGCATGTCGCGGATGTATTTTACCAACCTTTGCTGTTTTCAATCGCCGGGTTTGTTCTGCTGTTTTTGGCATTGGTGTTGGTGGGCACGCGCACGGAAATTAGATTGCGTCGCGCGCATGCCCTGCGCGCGCGACGGGAGGCAGCATGATGCCAGAGCTTGGAAAATATGCAGCGGCAGTGTTATCTGCCTATGGGGTGTCTTTGGGCATATTGGCGCTTTTGATCTTTGGAATATTGCGCAGAAATACGCGCGCTTTGGACGAGTTAGAGGCCGCTGAAAGTCAGCGCGATGGGTAAAATCCCTTGGTTGCTGTTTCTGCCGCCGCTGATTTTCTTAGGGTTGGCGCTGCTGTTTTACACCGGAATGCAGCGAGAAGACCCGAACCGCTTGCTTTCGACTTTGATTGGCCAAGCTGCGCCGCCAATCACGACCGCGCGATTATCGAATTTTCCAGAATTTGAACAAAGCCAGCTGGTTTCAGGCGGCG
The sequence above is drawn from the Rhodobacteraceae bacterium IMCC1335 genome and encodes:
- a CDS encoding transcriptional regulator; its protein translation is MSLWEYANPVKFLGVSTRILPFIAIGAAACLGVGLVWGFFFTPDDYRQGSTVKIIYLHVPSALMAINAWFMMLVASLIWLIRRHHVSALAAKAAAPVGVAMTLIALFTGAIWGQPMWGTYWAWDPRLTSFLTLFLFYLGYMALWRAIERPDTAADLTSVLCIVGSVFAVLSRYAVNFWSQGLHQGASLSLDKEEHVADVFYQPLLFSIAGFVLLFLALVLVGTRTEIRLRRAHALRARREAA
- the ccmD gene encoding heme exporter protein CcmD, which produces MMPELGKYAAAVLSAYGVSLGILALLIFGILRRNTRALDELEAAESQRDG